In Methanomicrobium antiquum, one DNA window encodes the following:
- a CDS encoding rRNA adenine N-6-methyltransferase family protein, with amino-acid sequence MISENERVLLSGEKREFFVRAHDKELSTDKGIIKLSELIGMNSGDIIYTHLNKPFKVIVPRPVDYYSYAKRTGAPMPPKDIGMVIAYTGMNKKDVVLEAGTGSAVATIYFGNIAEKVVSYEKREEFSAVCKKNIEDAGLLNVEVIAGDILQAEGLYDIVHLDMQIEKEHVLHAHSLLKSGGYLSTYTPFLEQTFCVMDAAEGLFSEVVCHELIEREISRTERGTRPSTRVCHTGYITICRK; translated from the coding sequence ATGATTTCAGAAAACGAAAGGGTACTTCTCTCAGGAGAGAAGCGTGAATTTTTTGTGAGAGCTCATGATAAAGAGCTTTCAACCGATAAGGGAATAATTAAACTTTCTGAGTTAATCGGGATGAATTCAGGAGATATTATTTATACTCATCTGAATAAGCCATTTAAAGTCATTGTTCCAAGGCCGGTTGACTACTATTCTTATGCCAAACGAACAGGTGCTCCAATGCCTCCAAAAGATATTGGAATGGTCATTGCATACACAGGAATGAACAAAAAAGACGTGGTTTTGGAGGCAGGAACCGGAAGTGCTGTTGCCACGATATATTTTGGAAATATTGCAGAAAAGGTCGTCTCCTATGAAAAAAGAGAGGAATTTTCGGCAGTCTGCAAAAAAAATATTGAGGATGCAGGGCTTTTAAACGTTGAAGTAATCGCCGGCGATATTCTTCAGGCTGAGGGTCTTTATGATATAGTGCATCTGGATATGCAGATTGAAAAAGAGCATGTCCTTCATGCACACAGTCTTTTGAAATCCGGAGGATATCTCTCTACATATACTCCTTTTCTTGAGCAGACATTCTGCGTAATGGATGCGGCAGAAGGGCTTTTTTCAGAGGTTGTCTGCCACGAGCTTATCGAAAGGGAAATTTCAAGGACTGAGAGAGGCACAAGACCATCAACACGTGTCTGCCATACAGGCTATATAACAATCTGCAGAAAATAA
- a CDS encoding symporter small accessory protein — protein MFGITDPGIWAGYLLSFLLTAACIAYGIINWKNGLNEEDKDDS, from the coding sequence ATGTTTGGTATTACTGATCCTGGCATATGGGCAGGTTATCTGTTGTCATTTCTTCTGACAGCAGCATGTATAGCGTACGGCATAATCAACTGGAAAAACGGTTTGAATGAGGAGGATAAAGATGACAGTTGA
- a CDS encoding gamma carbonic anhydrase family protein produces the protein MSSNIPPGNATFIADNAKIVGKVNLGQDTGIWFGAVLRADRDEITIGKGSNVQDNCVVHESSCHPVNIGKYVTIGHGAVVHGCTIKDRVLVGMGAIVLNGAVIGEDSIIAAGSVITENKVIPPGSLVMGVPGKVVRELSDEQKQSIVKNAEIYIDLAKEYANG, from the coding sequence ATGAGCAGTAACATCCCTCCGGGCAATGCCACTTTCATAGCAGACAATGCAAAAATAGTAGGGAAGGTAAATCTGGGACAGGATACCGGCATCTGGTTCGGCGCAGTGCTTAGGGCAGACAGGGATGAGATAACAATAGGTAAAGGCTCAAATGTTCAGGACAACTGTGTAGTTCATGAATCATCCTGCCATCCTGTAAATATTGGAAAATACGTAACAATAGGGCATGGAGCAGTTGTTCACGGCTGTACAATAAAAGACCGCGTACTTGTCGGAATGGGTGCTATAGTCCTAAACGGGGCTGTCATAGGTGAGGATTCAATTATTGCCGCAGGTTCTGTTATAACTGAAAATAAAGTAATTCCTCCAGGATCTCTTGTAATGGGAGTCCCGGGAAAAGTTGTTCGTGAATTAAGTGACGAACAAAAACAAAGCATTGTAAAAAATGCGGAGATATATATAGATCTTGCAAAGGAGTATGCAAATGGGTGA
- a CDS encoding sodium:solute symporter family protein has protein sequence MTVDTLSFSIITVVYLAAVIFLGYLGYKKTKGSDDFLVAGRRINPLVLALSYGATFISTSAIVGFGGIAAQLGMGLVWLTVLCIGVGVLIAFVIYGKKTRTLGQKTGAVTYPDLLGKCYNSHFIRKISALIIIVSMPIYTAAILIGGARFIETTLSIPYDTALLAFAAVVAVYVVAGGLIAVMYTDALQGAIMFVGMTILLVLTYVYLGGVNAANTALDSMSSLVPEALLASGMTGWASMPEFLSPIWLTMITTMVLGVGIGVLAQPQLAVRFMTVKDNRSIHRAVMVGGPFVLVMTGVAFTVGPLTNVWFMRESGQLAVDAAGGNVDSIIPLFINSAMPDAFIIVFMLALLAAAMSTLSSLFHTMGTTIGYDLNPRTKSNKPSMKAIQAGTLLMIAASTVVAYVLPENIIARATVIFMGLCAAAFIPAFTHAIYSKKPSLYAAKISIITGACSWFLWTAFVHVKESSVLGLSNAIFGVNSVLPMPWGVVNPIVIALPVSIAALIIAIFIENQKKECAVIKTD, from the coding sequence ATGACAGTTGATACGCTGTCTTTTTCCATAATTACGGTTGTTTATCTGGCAGCTGTGATCTTCTTAGGTTATCTCGGATACAAAAAAACAAAGGGAAGTGATGATTTCCTTGTTGCCGGAAGAAGAATAAATCCTCTTGTTCTTGCCCTTTCATACGGCGCCACATTTATCAGCACCTCTGCAATTGTTGGTTTCGGAGGAATTGCCGCCCAGCTTGGAATGGGTCTTGTGTGGCTTACAGTCCTCTGCATCGGTGTCGGCGTTTTGATTGCATTTGTCATATACGGCAAAAAAACAAGAACTCTCGGACAGAAGACCGGCGCTGTTACATATCCGGATCTCCTGGGAAAATGCTATAATTCACATTTCATTCGAAAAATTTCGGCTCTTATTATAATTGTAAGCATGCCGATATACACAGCCGCAATTTTAATCGGCGGTGCAAGATTTATTGAAACAACACTCTCAATTCCATATGACACTGCTCTTTTGGCATTTGCCGCAGTTGTAGCAGTTTATGTTGTTGCCGGAGGACTTATTGCCGTTATGTATACTGATGCTCTTCAGGGTGCAATCATGTTTGTCGGAATGACTATCCTTTTAGTGCTTACATATGTCTATCTTGGCGGAGTGAATGCGGCTAACACTGCACTTGATTCAATGTCTTCACTTGTACCGGAAGCGCTTTTGGCCTCAGGAATGACCGGCTGGGCGTCAATGCCAGAATTTTTATCTCCAATCTGGCTTACGATGATTACAACAATGGTTCTGGGAGTGGGAATAGGTGTTCTTGCACAGCCACAGCTTGCAGTCAGATTCATGACTGTAAAGGACAATCGTTCTATTCACCGTGCAGTAATGGTCGGTGGTCCGTTTGTACTTGTCATGACAGGTGTTGCATTCACAGTCGGACCTTTGACAAATGTATGGTTTATGAGAGAAAGCGGTCAGCTTGCAGTTGATGCCGCCGGAGGAAACGTTGATAGTATAATTCCGCTTTTCATCAACTCTGCAATGCCTGATGCTTTCATTATTGTATTTATGCTTGCACTGCTTGCGGCGGCAATGTCTACTCTTAGTTCTTTATTCCATACGATGGGAACAACAATCGGATATGATTTAAATCCACGAACAAAAAGCAACAAGCCTTCGATGAAAGCAATACAGGCTGGAACGCTTCTGATGATTGCGGCAAGCACTGTTGTTGCATATGTTCTTCCGGAAAATATAATTGCAAGGGCAACTGTGATTTTCATGGGACTTTGTGCGGCGGCGTTTATTCCGGCATTTACACATGCAATTTATTCCAAAAAGCCATCACTTTATGCAGCAAAGATAAGTATCATAACAGGCGCCTGTTCGTGGTTTTTGTGGACGGCATTTGTTCATGTAAAGGAGTCGTCAGTTCTTGGATTATCGAATGCAATTTTTGGAGTTAATTCTGTTCTTCCAATGCCCTGGGGAGTAGTAAATCCAATTGTGATTGCACTTCCTGTTTCAATAGCAGCGCTTATTATAGCAATTTTTATTGAAAATCAGAAAAAAGAATGTGCTGTTATAAAAACAGACTGA
- a CDS encoding phosphopantetheine adenylyltransferase — MKVMVGGTFDPLHDGHKKLLERSFEIAGDLGLVTIGLSGDKFANRKNHPIRPFLERRNDLFEYLKSKNYSTKWEIEELSDRFGSTLEKDFDAIVVSEETFPTAVEINKLRKEKKMKKVDIHQITCVLAADGRWISSTRIWKGEIDVHGSLLKSKNNE, encoded by the coding sequence ATGAAAGTAATGGTCGGGGGCACATTCGATCCCCTTCACGACGGACACAAAAAATTGCTGGAGCGCTCCTTTGAAATAGCCGGAGATTTGGGACTTGTAACAATAGGTCTTTCGGGAGATAAATTTGCAAACAGAAAAAACCACCCAATAAGGCCTTTTTTGGAGAGAAGAAATGATCTCTTTGAATATCTTAAGTCGAAAAATTACAGCACAAAATGGGAGATAGAAGAGCTTTCAGACAGATTTGGCTCAACACTTGAGAAGGATTTTGATGCGATAGTTGTAAGCGAGGAGACTTTCCCGACAGCTGTTGAGATAAACAAATTAAGAAAAGAAAAGAAGATGAAAAAAGTGGATATTCACCAGATAACATGCGTCCTTGCCGCTGACGGAAGATGGATATCAAGCACAAGAATCTGGAAAGGTGAAATTGATGTCCATGGAAGCCTTTTAAAATCCAAAAATAATGAATAA
- the pyrI gene encoding aspartate carbamoyltransferase regulatory subunit, producing MKESKKRPENGLLISPIQNGTVIDHIKAGEALTVLKILGITGSTEESLSIATNVLSNTTGTKKDIVKISDRELSKGEVNKIALISPNATINIIRNYRVVEKVGVEIPDVLTGVVKCPNPGCITNSNEPIETKFEVVDETLHCLYCDNIITSDFVEYIV from the coding sequence TTGAAAGAAAGTAAGAAAAGACCGGAAAACGGACTTTTGATAAGCCCGATTCAGAACGGAACTGTGATTGATCATATAAAAGCCGGAGAAGCACTGACTGTTTTAAAGATCCTTGGAATAACGGGCTCTACTGAAGAGTCACTTTCAATTGCAACAAATGTGCTTAGCAATACAACCGGAACCAAAAAGGATATTGTGAAAATTTCAGACAGGGAACTTTCAAAAGGAGAAGTCAACAAAATTGCGCTTATATCTCCTAATGCAACAATAAATATCATCAGAAACTACAGAGTTGTTGAAAAAGTAGGTGTTGAAATTCCGGATGTTTTAACAGGAGTTGTCAAATGCCCAAATCCTGGCTGTATAACAAACTCAAATGAACCAATTGAGACTAAGTTTGAGGTAGTTGATGAAACACTCCACTGCCTGTACTGCGACAATATTATCACTTCGGATTTTGTTGAGTATATTGTCTGA
- a CDS encoding CoB--CoM heterodisulfide reductase iron-sulfur subunit A family protein, with the protein MGEVAVIGAGVAGIQAALDIANHGVKVHLIEREPSIGGHMSQLDKTFPTNDCSMCILSPKMVDAERNPNITLYTLTEVKGVTGDVGNFTLSLVKHPRYVSETKCNGCGDCMEVCPVEVYNKYDAGVGVRKAIYKPHPQIVPNVTIRDAEHCIECGLCYDVCGPEAVLHTDEDFEHEFTLDVSSIIVATGFEIFDAQKKRNLNYLRIPDVITSLEFERLICASGPTGGIPRRLSDGEKPDSIVFVQCVGSRDITIDRPYCSCVCCMFAIKNAILLKEKNKDLDIFMLYMDIRAYGKGYEEYYQRAQDLGINFIRGLPGEIIAGPDNTIQLTVENTETRALLTLNPGLVVLSVGMEPAKNSDETAKILGIEKDESGFFSQENMKINPVGTIRPGIYVAGAAVSPKDIPDSVMQGGAAAMKAFSDAIKN; encoded by the coding sequence ATGGGTGAAGTTGCAGTAATAGGTGCCGGAGTTGCAGGTATTCAGGCGGCGCTTGACATAGCAAATCATGGCGTCAAAGTGCACTTAATAGAAAGAGAGCCCTCAATCGGCGGGCACATGTCGCAGCTTGACAAGACTTTTCCGACAAACGATTGTTCAATGTGCATTTTATCACCAAAGATGGTAGACGCTGAGAGAAACCCAAATATCACACTCTACACTCTGACTGAAGTTAAAGGTGTAACAGGCGATGTTGGAAATTTCACGCTAAGTCTTGTAAAACACCCGCGTTATGTAAGCGAAACAAAATGCAACGGCTGTGGAGACTGCATGGAAGTCTGTCCTGTTGAGGTATACAACAAATATGATGCAGGTGTGGGTGTCAGAAAAGCGATTTACAAACCGCACCCGCAGATTGTTCCAAATGTTACAATCCGCGATGCAGAACACTGCATCGAGTGCGGACTTTGTTATGACGTGTGCGGACCGGAGGCTGTTTTACATACAGATGAGGATTTTGAGCATGAGTTTACACTTGATGTTTCAAGCATTATTGTTGCAACAGGCTTTGAGATATTTGATGCACAAAAAAAGAGAAATCTCAATTATCTTAGGATTCCGGATGTAATAACAAGTCTTGAGTTTGAAAGGCTAATCTGTGCAAGCGGACCTACGGGAGGTATTCCAAGAAGGCTTTCTGATGGAGAAAAGCCTGATTCAATTGTATTTGTTCAGTGTGTTGGTTCACGTGACATTACAATAGACAGGCCATATTGTTCATGTGTATGCTGTATGTTTGCAATCAAAAATGCAATCCTTCTAAAAGAAAAGAACAAGGATTTAGACATTTTCATGCTCTACATGGATATTCGTGCATATGGAAAAGGCTATGAGGAATATTACCAGAGGGCACAGGATTTGGGAATCAATTTCATAAGGGGACTTCCCGGAGAGATAATTGCAGGGCCAGACAATACTATACAGCTTACTGTTGAAAATACAGAAACAAGAGCTCTTTTAACGCTTAATCCGGGTCTTGTTGTTTTGTCGGTTGGAATGGAGCCTGCCAAAAATTCTGATGAGACAGCTAAAATTCTTGGAATAGAAAAGGACGAATCAGGATTTTTCTCTCAGGAGAATATGAAAATAAACCCGGTTGGAACAATAAGACCGGGAATTTACGTTGCAGGAGCGGCTGTATCTCCAAAAGATATTCCGGACAGTGTTATGCAGGGCGGTGCGGCGGCCATGAAGGCATTTTCGGATGCAATCAAAAATTAA
- a CDS encoding TMEM175 family protein: MSKNEMLGKGRTEALTDGIFAIALTLGVLSIDISKLPKPSNGSDMYFSLISFLPQILYYAIAFFILISFWIAHHRIMEKVRYVDSVFNWINVAVLFFVALVPFTTDLMGYYDEYPLAVEAFSANLLIIGVLQMAGWLYITSKKELLKEDTDSEVILEYSLRSLSCPAVAVIVIIYAYFVSPSHAAYFFFLIPVFKILTKKAFSGRKIKNQN; encoded by the coding sequence ATGAGTAAAAATGAGATGCTTGGAAAAGGAAGAACAGAAGCTTTAACTGACGGAATATTTGCTATTGCACTTACTCTTGGTGTTTTGTCAATAGATATCTCAAAACTTCCCAAACCTTCAAATGGCAGTGATATGTATTTTTCTCTTATTTCTTTTCTGCCGCAGATACTCTATTATGCAATTGCATTTTTTATCCTTATATCATTCTGGATTGCGCACCACCGGATTATGGAAAAAGTAAGGTATGTGGATTCTGTCTTTAACTGGATTAATGTAGCAGTCCTTTTCTTTGTTGCTCTTGTTCCGTTTACAACCGATCTTATGGGATATTATGACGAATACCCCCTGGCAGTAGAGGCATTTTCTGCAAACCTTTTGATAATCGGTGTTTTGCAGATGGCAGGATGGCTGTATATCACATCCAAAAAGGAGCTTTTAAAAGAGGATACTGATTCTGAAGTAATTCTTGAATACAGTCTTAGAAGCCTTTCATGCCCGGCTGTGGCAGTTATTGTAATTATTTATGCCTATTTTGTCAGCCCTTCTCATGCAGCATATTTCTTCTTCCTTATCCCGGTATTTAAAATTCTGACAAAAAAAGCGTTCTCCGGGAGAAAAATTAAAAACCAAAATTAA
- the pyrB gene encoding aspartate carbamoyltransferase: protein MHHIISIRDFERDDIDALLDKAEKIQSLGSYKRTLSGKLVALLFFEPSTRTKMSFASALSRLGGDAITVDSVEGSSISKGETLADTIRVVSSYVDAIVLRHPKEGAARLASDFSTVPVINAGDGAGQHPSQTLLDLYTIKENMPIDDIDVGLLGDLRYGRTAHSLSYALSNYNVRIHTIAPKGLEMPQGLAKELKDRDTPIIEHTNIEDVIDELDVLYATRIQRERFPDSASYSKVAHSYRITAETLENTRSNLILLHPLPRAGEIDPEVDSLPNAKYFRQAENGIPVRMAMLEDVML, encoded by the coding sequence ATGCATCACATAATATCCATCAGGGACTTTGAAAGGGATGACATTGACGCTTTGCTGGACAAGGCAGAAAAAATCCAGAGTCTTGGAAGCTATAAGCGGACATTGTCAGGAAAACTTGTCGCTCTTTTATTTTTTGAACCAAGCACCAGAACAAAAATGTCTTTTGCATCTGCATTATCGCGGCTTGGAGGCGATGCTATAACAGTTGACAGCGTTGAGGGAAGCTCTATTTCAAAAGGAGAGACTCTTGCAGATACAATTCGTGTAGTAAGCAGTTATGTCGATGCAATAGTCCTTCGCCATCCAAAGGAGGGTGCGGCACGTCTTGCATCGGATTTTTCAACTGTTCCTGTGATAAACGCAGGAGACGGTGCAGGACAGCATCCTTCACAGACTCTTCTTGACCTTTATACAATCAAGGAAAATATGCCAATAGATGACATTGATGTCGGCCTTTTGGGCGATCTAAGGTATGGAAGAACAGCGCACTCTCTGTCATATGCACTTTCAAACTACAACGTAAGGATTCACACAATTGCTCCAAAAGGACTTGAGATGCCACAGGGGCTTGCAAAAGAGCTTAAAGACCGCGATACACCTATAATTGAGCATACAAATATTGAGGATGTTATCGATGAACTGGATGTTTTGTATGCAACTCGAATTCAGCGCGAGAGGTTTCCGGATTCTGCAAGCTATTCAAAGGTTGCACATTCATACAGAATCACAGCTGAGACTCTTGAAAATACACGCTCAAATCTTATTCTTCTGCACCCTCTTCCCCGTGCAGGAGAAATTGACCCTGAAGTTGACTCTCTTCCAAATGCAAAGTATTTCAGGCAGGCGGAGAATGGGATTCCAGTGAGAATGGCAATGCTTGAGGATGTGATGCTTTGA
- a CDS encoding S8 family serine peptidase, which yields MEDIKKILFVIFFVCCLVFHANLVNFGIFANPDCFKKNNPDDNNSYNNAYEEKKYFDYLKNGDYFSDSFRLLEFAKQHSALILSNLQNIDNPDSELKMLFSADEKLKTGGVTSSYKNSVEDISVVIPDNQIKYDTSQADVDKNSFNETQKKLSTQLLSKVNQSYSNLHPDNLITKNQPAEPSLRTLKSSAQKNSLSSANSPLHVYVHTYPKFSTEIIDSHVIEVTNRDEENNLAVAWVNAENLMDIAGLRGVRSVSEVIAPNINTGLVTTEGDFVHKTEDVRLDYGYYGEGLNIGIISDGVDNINSSIASGDIPADVGVLRNTMGGDEGTAMLEIVHDMVPYARLFFHDCGSSTLEFNQAIDSLFSNGCTIICDDINWLTEPFFEDGIIASHVAELLSENELIYVTSATNVAERHYQGDFYERGDNFHDFSSGTSEDRKSLYVNIPSGSGVWVVLEWNDKFGNSENDYDLYLSDSSPGDLAISANFQNGTQDPIEYITYTNTGSSSVTGIIDVQKISGDAKILEIFIYPRGETTVYNNNIVARDSVYGHGAVCDVVTVAAVDWITPETIEPYSSHGPSTISWPEDEIRPKPDITGVDNVSITGAGGFSNPFSGTSASAPHIAAVAAQIWGAHPDFSAEQVRTALYYSAIDLGDSGRDNIFGYGRADALLMEELSEGPQADFDYSAIPFGDSYKILFSDNSSGIQITGWEWSFGDGEISTDENPEHTYEESGYYEAVLTVTNSFGLSDTLSKEVRIPTVSKNCTFKINGTVISADVVIIDKSLAESNGTIVTMSDLGDVITLTGQGLNGWESIIYNTDNAVNTSSAITASIINITATTKPLSAHLSGDTGAIEFSITLNFDSPYPENALIQQNILQRTPEAIKYAFVKTASDNGLIVYDIAYLTDILKENFVNADSAVINMAVSADWVIRHLGKSPSEVSDAGSYITEKKYEIEKKIRILRYADDGTAHILKTSYVSYDGQKVYFKAVSPDGLCAFGLVALDSISAPAKSGSDRDFTQKPTELPVLKREVNVGGDSHITKIEATGTGISSLVVTGLKKQSPGSGVVPPSSVVYEYIELVPAGYVTIKDCQITFDLPVIWVQKNNISPRDVSLFHYNNTFNNTGTNSKNTNKYTNSKENGWTALFTVPVTTKNGMITYTAQSPGFSLFAIAKNSGDKISEYKNSEYNDNQSYDDLKTDENNSEFDNSKLSETGNYLFSEQKQTSAFLDSDIKTDENTKISGVSLKDILIIDAIILVFIVMAIFIVKRRR from the coding sequence TTGGAAGATATTAAAAAAATATTGTTTGTCATATTTTTTGTATGCTGTCTGGTTTTTCATGCAAATTTAGTAAATTTTGGTATTTTTGCAAATCCGGATTGTTTTAAGAAGAATAATCCGGATGATAATAATTCATACAATAACGCATATGAAGAGAAAAAATACTTTGATTATTTAAAAAATGGTGATTATTTCTCAGATTCTTTTAGATTATTGGAATTTGCAAAGCAACATTCTGCATTGATTCTGTCAAATCTGCAGAATATTGATAACCCGGATTCAGAATTAAAAATGCTTTTTTCTGCTGATGAAAAACTAAAAACAGGCGGAGTTACCAGTTCTTACAAAAATTCTGTTGAAGACATCTCTGTTGTTATTCCGGACAATCAAATAAAATACGATACATCACAGGCTGATGTTGATAAAAATTCATTTAACGAAACCCAGAAAAAATTATCCACACAACTACTCTCAAAAGTTAACCAGTCATACAGTAATCTACATCCAGATAATCTCATAACAAAAAATCAGCCCGCTGAGCCTTCCTTAAGAACACTTAAAAGCAGTGCACAAAAAAACTCTCTATCTTCTGCAAACAGTCCTTTGCATGTATATGTTCATACATATCCAAAGTTTTCAACTGAAATAATAGATTCTCATGTGATTGAAGTTACAAACCGTGATGAAGAAAACAATCTTGCTGTAGCATGGGTAAATGCTGAAAATCTTATGGATATTGCTGGATTAAGAGGCGTCAGAAGTGTTAGTGAAGTCATCGCGCCAAACATCAATACAGGTCTTGTAACTACTGAAGGAGACTTTGTCCACAAAACCGAAGATGTACGTCTGGATTATGGGTATTATGGCGAAGGGCTAAATATCGGAATCATCTCAGACGGAGTTGACAATATTAATTCTTCAATAGCAAGCGGGGATATTCCTGCAGATGTCGGAGTCCTGAGAAATACTATGGGGGGTGATGAAGGCACAGCAATGCTTGAAATAGTTCATGACATGGTTCCGTATGCCAGACTTTTCTTTCATGACTGTGGAAGCAGTACTTTAGAGTTCAATCAGGCAATTGATTCTTTGTTCTCAAATGGATGCACAATAATCTGTGATGATATTAACTGGTTAACTGAACCTTTCTTTGAGGATGGAATAATCGCAAGCCATGTTGCAGAACTTTTATCAGAAAATGAGCTGATTTATGTCACTTCAGCAACGAATGTAGCAGAAAGGCATTATCAGGGAGATTTTTATGAAAGAGGGGATAACTTTCATGATTTTAGCAGTGGAACAAGTGAAGATAGAAAATCCCTGTATGTGAACATACCTTCAGGCTCAGGCGTCTGGGTTGTACTTGAATGGAATGATAAATTCGGCAATTCCGAAAATGACTATGATTTATACCTTTCCGACTCATCTCCAGGAGATTTGGCAATTTCTGCTAATTTCCAGAATGGAACACAGGATCCAATAGAATACATAACCTACACCAACACTGGTTCTTCTTCAGTCACCGGTATAATTGATGTTCAGAAGATAAGTGGAGATGCAAAAATCCTTGAAATTTTCATCTATCCGCGGGGCGAAACCACGGTTTACAATAATAACATTGTTGCACGAGACTCTGTATATGGACATGGTGCGGTCTGTGATGTGGTCACGGTTGCCGCAGTTGACTGGATAACTCCTGAGACAATAGAGCCGTACTCCTCTCACGGACCAAGCACTATTTCCTGGCCTGAAGATGAGATTAGGCCAAAGCCGGATATTACCGGTGTTGATAATGTAAGCATAACCGGTGCAGGAGGCTTTTCTAATCCTTTTAGTGGAACAAGTGCTTCTGCACCCCATATTGCAGCTGTTGCCGCACAGATTTGGGGCGCACATCCGGATTTTTCAGCAGAACAGGTGAGAACTGCTCTTTACTATTCAGCAATTGATCTTGGAGATTCAGGACGGGACAATATATTTGGCTATGGAAGGGCTGATGCACTTTTGATGGAGGAACTATCAGAAGGCCCACAGGCAGATTTTGATTACTCTGCAATCCCCTTCGGCGATTCATACAAAATTTTATTCAGCGACAATTCTTCAGGAATACAAATTACAGGGTGGGAATGGTCGTTTGGCGACGGGGAAATATCAACAGATGAAAACCCAGAACATACTTACGAAGAATCAGGATATTATGAAGCAGTTCTTACGGTTACAAATTCTTTTGGTCTTTCAGACACCCTCTCAAAAGAAGTGAGAATTCCTACGGTATCTAAAAACTGCACCTTTAAAATCAACGGAACAGTGATTAGCGCAGATGTTGTAATAATCGACAAATCTCTGGCAGAGTCAAACGGCACTATTGTCACAATGTCAGATTTGGGAGATGTTATTACTCTGACAGGTCAGGGTTTAAACGGATGGGAGAGTATCATCTATAATACTGATAATGCAGTCAATACATCATCGGCAATCACTGCCAGTATCATAAATATTACTGCAACAACAAAACCACTATCAGCACATCTTTCAGGTGATACTGGAGCAATCGAGTTTTCAATTACTTTGAATTTTGATTCGCCCTATCCTGAAAATGCATTAATACAGCAAAATATCCTCCAAAGAACACCTGAGGCAATAAAATATGCATTCGTGAAAACTGCATCAGATAACGGTCTGATTGTTTATGATATCGCTTATTTAACTGATATTTTAAAAGAAAATTTTGTAAACGCAGATAGTGCTGTAATAAATATGGCAGTTAGTGCCGACTGGGTTATCAGACATCTTGGCAAAAGTCCATCAGAAGTTTCTGATGCCGGTTCATACATCACAGAAAAAAAATATGAAATTGAAAAGAAAATCCGGATATTAAGATATGCTGATGATGGAACGGCACATATTCTAAAAACCAGTTATGTCTCTTACGATGGTCAAAAAGTATATTTTAAGGCAGTTTCACCAGACGGACTTTGTGCATTTGGCTTAGTAGCTCTTGACAGTATATCTGCACCGGCAAAGTCCGGTTCTGACAGGGATTTTACACAAAAACCTACCGAGCTTCCTGTATTAAAAAGGGAGGTTAATGTTGGCGGAGATTCTCATATTACTAAAATTGAGGCAACCGGTACAGGAATTTCCAGTCTGGTTGTTACAGGACTAAAGAAGCAGTCACCTGGCAGTGGAGTTGTACCTCCTTCATCTGTTGTTTATGAATACATCGAACTTGTTCCTGCAGGATATGTGACAATAAAAGATTGTCAGATTACATTTGACCTTCCTGTTATCTGGGTTCAGAAAAACAATATTTCCCCGCGTGATGTTTCTCTATTCCACTATAACAATACCTTCAACAATACCGGGACTAATTCTAAAAACACCAATAAATATACTAATTCTAAAGAAAACGGATGGACTGCTCTTTTTACAGTTCCTGTGACCACAAAAAACGGCATGATTACTTATACCGCCCAAAGTCCCGGCTTTTCCCTTTTTGCAATTGCAAAAAACTCAGGTGATAAAATATCGGAATACAAAAATTCTGAATATAATGATAATCAGTCATATGATGATTTGAAAACTGATGAAAATAATTCTGAATTTGATAATTCCAAGCTGTCTGAAACAGGGAATTATCTTTTTTCGGAGCAGAAACAGACATCCGCTTTTTTGGATAGTGATATAAAAACAGATGAAAATACTAAAATATCCGGAGTTTCTTTGAAGGATATTTTGATAATTGACGCAATAATCCTTGTTTTTATTGTAATGGCCATATTTATTGTGAAAAGAAGAAGATAA